TCCAGAATCCTTTCTCCCTTTGAAGACTGCACGATCAGATTAGTAAAGCCTTTATCATCATCAACAAGACCTTCCACTAAGTTATTTGCATGCCAGCAATCATAAATAGTGAAATCACTACATCGTTCCACTGATTTAAAGTGACATTGATAGCAACTTGGTCTTGACGAAATTTCAGCAAAGAAACTCTTAAGCATTGGATCCACACGGGCGCTTCCATAATAAACAAACTGATTTTTGAATCTTATACGCATGGTGCCACTGTGATATCCATATGTTTTATTTCTGAAAACAATATCATCTATTTCTGAATGATATTTGTCTTTTTGTTCGTCTAAATATTTTTTCCAAAGTTTCGGCGACGGTGTACCATGGCAAACCAAATCTACGGTTACCAGATTATCGTATTCTTTTCTCAGATATGATTTTAATCCATACACCTGACACGGCGTTCCAATAAAGCACACTTTCGTTTCTTGCATCAAGTGTTTTTTTATTTCAGAAAAGCAATCGCCTAAATCGCTCTGCACGTATTTTGAACCTCGAAACTCTTCTGCCCCCCCCGGAAATTTTATGAATTACCTTATATTCTTCATTATAAGTTGCGCCACAAATAACACCTCCCTGATTTAGGATCCATTCGCCTAACGGTGTTACAAATCCTCCAGAGGTACTTGTAGAAACAATTTCTACGTCCTTTGCTCTGAGTACGTATGCTTTTCTATCAAACATTTTAGACTCGATTTTATTTTCAATAGGACAAGCAGAATCGCACAATTTGCAATCTATACACTTTGAAATTTCCACGAATGGATATAAAAAGCCCTCTTGATCCTGCTGCATACTTATAGCTTTTTTCGGGCATACACTATAGCATGCCGTACATCCACAGCAATCTGCTTTATTCTTCACTACAATCATTAAGCACTTTCTCCTTCCATCCTTTATAGTTTTTCAGCAACATTCAAATACAGTTGTGCAAGTGTATCTGCTGTCTGCTGAATATCATAACCTGCCTGCTCCAATATTTTTCTTTCACTTTTCCTTTGCACATTCATATACTTCAAAACATGTTCCGCCCACACATCAGGTTTTTCTTGAAGAGAAAGGAATTCTGTATTTGAAGTTAAGCCTACTTCTTTTGTTATTGCATCGGAGAAAACACATGGCAATCCGCTCGCCTGTGCCTCAACCCCCGTGACCGGAAGACCTTCATGCAAAGATGGCATTACAAAAATATCCATTGCCTGCCACATTTTATTCATTTCATTTGAAGCTCCATAAAAAATTACAGCGTCTTCAATTCCTAATGTCCTAGCCTTATTTTTCATCGCTTCTTGTAGTTCACCAACGCCAAATAAAAGTAACACAGTATTTGGATTTTTTCGGTGTACTGCTTGAAAGATGTCCAGCAAAAAGCTGTGATTTTTTTGATCAGAAAACCGTCCAGCATGTCCTACAACATACTTACCTTCCAGATTCAGCTTTTTTCGTATTTCTCGACGAACAGCTTCATTATAATCATATTTCTCCAAATCAATTCCATTCGGAAGTACTGAACACCTACCAGATTCAATAATTGACCTCGGAAATAGAAATCTTGCAGCTAGTTCTGAACAGCCATAAAAGTTATCGCAAAAGAGTGGAATTAATGGCTTTAAGATTTTGCTTATAAATCGAATTCCATTACCTGCTGCTCCAAAGCCAGCATTGTGACTATGTATTGTAATATATTGAACTCCACCCAATTTTGCGCCAATAATATTTGTCATATCTGCTGCACAATCCGCATTATAATGTAGGATTTTAATATGATTTCTCTTGCAGACTTTCCGAATTTCATTAATTCTCCAAATTCTTCTAAAAGGTCTAAATTTCACATTATCCGCTGAGGCAACATACTTTTTACTTCCCAATGAAAGAACTTTGTCTTCCATAGGTTCGTGCCTATCATGAAAAACAAGATAGTCAAAATTTATTTTAGATCTGTCCAGGTGTTCCTGGATATGAATCATCATATTAGTTACACCTCCAACACCAAGCGGAGATGTCACCAATACTCTAACTACTTCATTATTCATATAATATTTATCCTTTCGCAGCGACAATCTCATGCATTATTTCATATTCCTATTTCGGCACGATTACACACGCTTTCTAATTTCTTTCAATACAGTATTTAAATATTGATCTGTTACCTGCTTAAGGTTTTTATATTTTTCCCCTACAGCTTTATAATCAATATCATCTTTTACAACGTCTGATAAGTCCATTCCATTTTTATAACGCCGACTTTCTAGACCAAAATTCACACACAGGGTATCAATACGAGAATTTTTTGAAAAGCTGGAATTTTCAGCATATCTGTTAAATACCACAAACTGCTTTTCATTAAGAATAGAAAATGCAGTCCCGTGGAAAGAATCTGTGCAGACATACTCTGCATTTCGCAGAAGATTCAGAAATCTCTCTGGGCTCACGTCATACGGAGCAAAGTCTCCAAAGTTTTCATCTTCTTCTACATACTGATCCATGTGTCGCAATGCAACGACTTTCATGCCCTTGTCGCGAGCTAATTTCTTTACTGCATTGCGATATTCCTGTGTGGCACCAAGGAAGTATGCGAAAATATATGGCTCATTGATTTCTCTTTTATTAGGAATTCTCTCCAGCCATTCGTTTCTACTCAAAAAGAAAACAGGGTCTAAAATCGTAGGAACATCTCGACCAGTCAATTCCTTGACAATCTCACTTCCTCGATTCTCACGCATACTAATGTATTCAATGCGATTCAAATACTGTATCGTTCTTTTCTTTTGATACCACGGAATTTCCTTTACTCCGAAACTAGAAGCAATTGAAATTTTTAGCGTGTCATCCGGAACAAACATCAAATTGTAATAATTCGTTGGCAATCCTGCTGGACTCCAAAGCTGATCGCTTCCTGTTATAACCGCCAAATATTTCTTTCCACCCTCGCGTAATGCCGCATAGCCGATATACTCATCGGAGAAATCCTTAAAAGCCCATTTTTTGAATCCGGCAAATGCTTTCATACGAATTTCATTATTCTTTGCATACTCAGGATGCTTTTTTAGACTAAGTTTTCTCTGAATTCCCTCAAATCTGCTATTAAACCAAACTGCATTAAAAAGACGCGGCACATCTTTCAGTGCTTCTGTCACAGTCTTCTTTCTAGTATATCGAACCAACTCATACTCAATATTTTGATTTTCCAAATAACTAACAGTTGCATATGCTTGCAATATGCCTCCGTAATTTTCATGCATATATTTTATGCATACTCCAACCATTTTAAACTCTCCTCTATGCTGCACATCTTACTTTTTCAGCAGTTCCTCATATATTGCCTGATACTTCTCGTTTTTTTTCTGCCAGGTATACTTTTCTGCTTTCTTCCGTGCGTTTTTTCCACGCCTTGTTACTTCATCAGGATAAGCAATACATTCAAAAATTGCCTTTTTTAAATTCTCAATGTATTCCTCTTTCGAGTTTCCTCCATAAAGCCAACCGGTGTTTTCATCAAAAAGAGTTGCTCCGCCAAACTTATTAATGGTGATAACCGGAATACCTTTTGACATTGCCTCCAGTAAGACCGTGCCTGTCGTCTCTCGAATGCTCGGCATAATAAATACATCCGCACCTGCATATTCCTTTTCCATTTCCATATAGGGAATAGAACCCATGCAGTGCACATGCTCAGACAAGTTCAAGTCTTCCTTACCGCGTTTACGTAGATGCTCAAGTTCCGGGCCATCGCCTACAACTCTAACCTGATATCTAGTTTCCTGCGGAATTCTCATCAATGCATCAAAAAGAAAATCCAAGCCCTTTCGATATATCATTCTTCCAGCAACCAGAAAGACGCATTCTTCATTTCTGCCCTTTTCATTGCAAGTATCTTTAATATCATTTATATCTACCGCAACCTCAGTCACTGGCTCATCACTTACATTGTAATTCTTCATTCACTTTTTCCTTTTCTGTCCAGCTCACCAATTCGTCCGGTCTTAATCCGTTATCAAAGGCTAATTCATACGGACAGTTTAGTTCTGCCCCCTCTACGAGGAATTCTTGAGTCTCTTTATTCGCAAACATAATATAGTCGCAGCGATTTAGTTTGCCAGTGATTCTCAGTTTAAAACGATACCAGCGATTTATCCCTGAGCGAACGACTTCAATGATTTCATGCCCCTTTGCGTAATCTTTTAATCCATTAGGCAAAGACTCTCCTCCGCCAAGTGGTCCGCAGACGAATTTGATATTTGCTATCTTTCCATAGTCTCCAATTGCACGGAATTCAATTGGCGTAATCTGATGAATAACGTCAATTTTTTGATCCGCACAGATTTTTTTTGCGAGAGGAAGTACCCGTCTATTCCACACATTAAGTCTTCCAGAATACATAAATCCCTTGAAGATTTTTTTGTAAAAATTAGGGATGTCAACATAATAAAACTTTATATTTTCAAGTGGGTGACTCTGCAAATATTTTTCGACTGGTTCACGTTGTTCTTCTTTTGTAATTACATAAACTTTATTTGTTTTTGAACTTTCATAAGGAACGCACCAACCGATTTTATCTTCACTTCCAGCAAAAGGGTTACATGAATAAGCTATATACAGGATATTCATCACTTCGTCTCCATCTGCTGTGCAATATCAGCATCCACGATTTCCTCGCCAGTCTTATGCTTCAGCTGTTCCTTGGATGCTTCACTCAGACCGTTGTTGATCACACAGTTCATATCGCAGGTGCTACACTTATCCAGATCCTCTTTAGTAACCTTACCATCGCGATAGTCACGGCAGATCTTCAGCTCATACATGCTGTACGGATGCTTGGTGAACAGAGCCTTGAACTTGTGAACCAGAACCCAGGTAGCAGGCTTCCAGATATACTTGTGCATAGCAGGGCTGACAGAACCGATCATCCAGCAGTCACGGTCGCAGCAGCGAACCTTTGCACGAACTGTCTCTGCTTCCGGGCTGTTCCACAGCTCATCCCAAGTCTGATTGTTCAGGTTTCCCATGACCTCTTTGTCCTTGGTACCGTTGCAAGGCATAACATCGCCATACGGGTCGATGAAGAAGGTATCAAAGCTCATATCGCAAGGCAGCAGACGCTTCTGGCCATAGATGTAATTGATCAGGCCGTGGTTAAAGTAAGCACGGAACCACTTCTTCGGGCTATTGCTGCGGAGCAGTTCGTTGACCAGATTCTCGAAGTTCTTTGCCACCATCGGACGGTCGTGGATAATGTTCTTCGCCTCAACGAAGTAGAAGCTGTTGTGCAGAGAAGCAGTTGCAAACTCCATGCCCATCTCGTCAGAGATCTTGTACAGCGGAACCAGGTCAGGAGCGTTTTTGTCCTGAACAGTCATACCGAAGCCGACATCCTTCATGCCCATCTCACGAAGCTTCTTCAGCGTGCCATAACCACGCTGGTAGCCATTCTGCAGGCCTCGGATCTCGTTGTTGGTCTTCTCCAGACCCTCGATGGAGATACGAATACCGATCTGCGGGAACTCTTTGCACAGGTCAACAATACGGTCAGTGAAGAAACCATTAGTCGAAATAACGATACGGTCAGACTTCTTATACAGTTCACGCACAATATTTTTCAGGTCGGTACGGATGAACGGCTCGCCACCGGTGATATTGGTAAAGTACATCTTCGGCAGCTTCTTGATGGTTTCGATGCTGATTTCCTCTTCCGGCTTGGAAGGTGCTTTATAACGGTTGCACATAGAACAACGAGCGTTGCAGCGATAAGTGACGATGACCGTACCATTTAACTTCTTTTCTTCAGACATGATTAACTCTCCTAACTCTCTCTTTTAAGAATGTTTCGACTTTATTTAAGAACCACTTGGCACATACCGAGAACACAACCGAACCGCAGATGACTGCAGCTGCTGTGAAAACATATGCCAATAGGCCATTTCCAAATAGATGTACAAGGTGTAGCTTCTCAAGCACTCGATAAATTACCATGTGGCACAGGTAAATCTCGAAGCTGATACCACCGAGGAACTTGGCAACCGGATTGACCAGCACCCCCCGATTGCATCCGAGGGTATAGACAAGTGCTGCCACACAGAAGAACAACATTGTGAGTGTAGAACCGCCTACTGCAAAATAGGCAACTGTGGCAATCAGTAAAATCGCTCCTGCAATGACCTTATACTTCGATGCAAACTCAGCCAGTTCCTTTCGATAAAGGAAAATCAGGCCACCTACGATGAAATAAATAGCGTCATATACAACGCTAGTCCTTGCACTAAACTTTATTACATGATTTGCATCAAAGAAATAACTGCTACACACCCAGTTAAACACCAGAGCCGCAACCGCTACTCCCCATGCTCTCTTCTTGTTTCCAATCAGGAAACAGAAGAATGGAAACAGCATATAAAACACAAAAATGACTGCCAGCGTCCAACTTACGCCGATGACAGAAATATTCGCATTTGGCAGAAGTCCCTGGCACAAAGTCAAGTTTGCGAAAACTTCAAACAGGGATTCCTTGCTCGGCGAAATCACAAATTCTAATGCACAAAGCAGTGCAAAATACGGCCAGATTTTGATGTACCGCTTCTTGTAGAAATCCTCCATGCTGATCTTCTGGTCAATAATTTTCTGGTAATAACCGCAACACATACCAAAGCCACTGACCATCATAAAAAGAAAAACGAGATTTGTGAATGATGGTATTAGCCGTTCAAACACAAATCCTCCTATCCCATATTCTCCATTTGCGCGAACATGCATCAGCGCAATGCCAATAATGGCATACGCCTTCAAGCCGTCTATCCCCTCGTATCGATCTGCTTTTATAGCCACAAGTTTTCTCCTCACATACCAGTCTTACTGATACACCTTCATAATTTTCTCGTAATACTCATCAATGGTATCAAAGCTGATGTCCTTACAGTTCGCACTGTACTCCGCACACAGCTTCTTATCACCCCAGAGCTTCTCGATCTTCTTCTTCAGATCTTCGGCATTACCGCTCTCAAACAACTCGCCGGTCTTACCAACCTGAATCAGTTCCGGGATGCCACCGATGTTCGCTCCCAGCACCGGCGTGCCGTACATCTGGGATTCCATCACAGAGAACGGGCAGTTCTCATACCACTCAGAAGGGTAAATGGAGAACCGTGCCTCACGGATGAGCTTTTCCAGTGCCTCGCCTTTCTGGAAGCCAACGTTCTTGATGTTCTTAATACCATTTACTGTCTCTTCCAGAGGACCGGTGCCAGCGAAGATGAACTGTACATCCGGCAGTTCCTTACAGACCTTGATGAGCGTGCCGATACCCTTCTCCTCCGAAAAGCGCCCAAAGTAAAGGATGTAATCCTTCTTTTCCGTTTCCTTCCACTCCACCTTATCGATGAAGTTGTGCATTGCGATTGTCTTAGTTGCAAACAACGGATTCGTGTCCATCTTGCTCTTCATGAACTCAGAGCAGCAGATCATAGTGTCAATGTACTTGTAGGTACCCTTCCCCTTCCAGAACTCAGCCTCCATCATACCGATAGCAGATTTCGCCGTGGAACCGTGGATGCACTTGCCTTTCATGCAGTTCACGAAATGGCCGCCGAGGCACTTCTCACAGTTCTGGTGGGTGTTCGGATTGTTCAGCATGTGGTTCGGGCAGACCAGCTGGTAGTCATGTGCCGTGAAGATGATCTTACAATCTCTTCCGGTCTCCTTGCGCCACTTCACGATTCCCAGAATGATGGAAGGTGTCAGTTGGTAGTTGAAGTTGTTCAGGTGACAGACATCCGGCTTGAAGTCGTCTAGTACCAGTCTTAATTTTTCTCTTGCTTCCTTGCTATAGATAGTTTTGATGGGGTAAGTCAGCTTGCTCAGTTTGCTGCCGCCGTGGAAGTCCATATCAGATGTATAAGCATTGACACGGTTACCCACGCAGCGGCCTTCATGCTCCATACCGAAGTACTGAACTTCATGTCCCATCTGTTCCAGATGTTCACCTAATTTAAATATGTAGGTTTCTGAGCCACCATTTGGATACAGAAACTTATTTATTATCAATACTCTCATCTATTATTTTCTCCTGTACAGTTTCATCGTTTCCTTTACAACTTCATCCCAGTTATATTTCTCACAGATAAAATCAGCTGCCTGACTCTTCATTTTCATAACCAGTTCAGGATGGTCACAGGCGTCTTGCAATTTTTCTTGTAAGTCCTCTACATCCGATTTTTTGAAAATCAATGCCTTATCTTCCACAACCTCAGCGCACTCTGGAATGTCGGAAACCAGACAGCAATTACCATAGCTCATTGCTTCCAGCAGACTTAAGGGCATTCCTTCCAGATCAGACGGCAATGTGTAAATGTAAGCGTTGCTGTACAGTTCGTCCAACATCGCTCCCTGCACAAACCCGGTAAAGAGAATCCGATCGTCACCCTTCGCCAGTTCTTTCAATTCCTCCATAAAGGAATCCGTATCGCTGGAGCCGCCTGCGATGACCAATTTTTTATCTGTCTTGACATTCTTAAAGGCCTCAACCAGATATCGAATCCCCTTCTCCGGCACCAGACGACCAAGGAATAATATGTAGGAATCTTTTTTCAATTCAAAATGATCCGTGATCAGGTTTGCTTCCCGAATCTGCGGTCTATTGACACCATTAGGGATAAAATGCGTCTCCCTTCCGTATGTTTCCATGAAATACTTCTGCACGCCTTTGCTTAGAACAATGATTTCGTCTGCATATTTCACGGCATTTTTTTCTCCGCCACGAATAAACTTGGATGCAACGCTCCCGCGCCATTTTTCGCGATCCCAGTCCAAACCATGTACCGTGTTGATGACACGCTTGCCAAAAAGTTTCGGTAACCAACAGAAAAAGGCCGGGCCTTCCGCATGGATATGTACCACATCGTATCTTCCAAATGCACTGTAAAGAGTCGCGAAAAAGGAAGCGCTTACCGCTGCCAGTCCTTTTTTATCTATGGTCGGCACATATTTCATGCGGATTCCCTGATATTCATTGACTCTCTTTTCATCAAATTCTTTTCCGCTCACATGATGTCCGCTGCGGTTGTAAACAGTCACCTGCTGTCCCAGTTTCACCATGCGAACTGCCAGCTGTTCCACGACGATTTCAATACCGCCCTGTCGGCTGGGAATGGTTTTATGTCCAAGGATTGCCACCCGAAGCGGCCGTTCCTTCTTTTTTTCTGCTTTCATCCTGACGATCCTCTAAATCCTTATAATTACAACAAAGTCCGCACCACCCTATACTTTCCCGTACACGGTGCTGCGGCCTGACTGTTTCCTTATTTTTTCATACCAGATTCTTTTCCATCATGCGCAATCTCCCCGCAGCAGCTACATGGAGCCATCCTTTTTCACAACGGCCAGCACGGTTTTGAGCAGGATCTTAATGTCCATCCCAAGGCTCCAGTTATTGATATACTCCGTGTCCAGCCGTACAACTTCTTCAAAATCCAGAATGTTGCTGCGGCCACTGACCTGCCACATACCGGTGATACCCGGCCGGATGGCCAGGCGGGCACGGTGATGGTACTCGTACTTCTCGAACTCGTCCAGGGTAGGCGGACGGGTTCCCACCAACGACATATCGCCTTTGAGCACGTTGAAGAACTGTGGAAATTCATCCAGGGAATATTTCCGGATAAATTCACCGATGCCGGTGACCCGGTTGCCGTTTGCATCGATGCGGTTGCCGATGATCCGGGGATCGAATGCCATCTTAAACATCATGCCGTCCTGGATCCGGTTCTGGCTCATGAGCTCTGCCTTGCGCGCTTCCGCATCCAGATACATACTGCGGAACTTATAAATCTTGAATTGCTTTCCATTCTTGCCCACCCGGGTCTGGGTGAAAAATACTGGGCCCGGGGATTCCTTTTTGATGGCAGGTGCCACGAAAAGGTAAACGATGCCGGTGAAAATGCAGCCCACCAGGCCACCGATGATATCCAGCACCCGCTTCTCAAAGCTCTGGCGGCTAGACATGTAGTTCAGGGTAGAGGTAATGACCGCCAGGCCGCCCACGTTGCCCACCAGCTGTTTTAATCCCACCAGTTCTTTGGACTTGTCCAGACTCATGTGAACGGTAAGGCCCATGGCCGTCAGCTGCTCAATGAGTCCCCCGGGGTAGGGATCGGCCTCGGGCACTGCCAGAAGCACCTCGTCCACCCATCTATCCCTGACATAATCTGCCACAGTGGCATAGGTGGCCACTACGGGAACACCGTCCACGATCCTGCCGACCTTCTCCGCATCATGGCACACCAGCCCACGAATGGTATAATGCTCATAGTTGTGTTCCCGGATTTTCGCAAAAACAGAAGGAGCCTTCTGCTCGCTGCTGACCACCAGCAACGCGGTATGTATCTCCCGGTTCATGTGCCGAAGGAGATACCTTTTCAGCAAAATCCGGGTAAAATAGGAAAGGAGCAGATAAATGAACCCCATGTTAAAAATAGTGAACCGTGAATAATCGGTTCCTTCCTGGGTGGCAAACATATATGCAGTCACGCACAGCACAAGCATCACTGCCTGATACAGGGTTCGCACAAACTCTTTATAATAGCCCCGTTTCAGGACATTTTTCAACGTATCCAGAAACTGCAGAAGCACAAAATCAATAAAGAAAACAATAATCGTCAGATTCCGGTATCTGGGTTCGCATAGCCAGTTTGAAACACCATGGCGCATCATATAAGCAATGGCCAGTGCGATCTCCAGACAGATCACATCCAGCACGATGAAATCCAGATGCTTCGCCCAGCCATCCGCTGCTTTTTCGTACAATTTCTTCACCCCTCCCCAAGAGTATCGCAATCTCGCCTTTTCTCTAAATTTTCCTGTTCTCCAGAATACACGACGGATTCTCATACAACAGCCACCTGGCATAATCCGCGCTGTATTTTTTACACAGATAGGCGGCACAATCTGCCATCTGCGGTGCCCGTGCCCGCATATCGTGGGCATCCGTGGCGATAAAGGAGAGCATTTCCTGATCCAGAAGCGCTTTCAAAAATGCCTTCTTATGCCGTCCGTCTTTTCCACAGACCGGTCTGGCGTTGGCCTGCAGGTAGACCCCCATGTTATACAACTCCTCGACCCGGCCGAAATCCTGATATAATGTGTCATATCGTTCCAGGTGGGCCAGTATGACATAATAGCCGTTTTCCAGAAGGCGGGTCAGTCCCTGCTGCAGGGACTGGTAACGCACGCCCGGAGAGAATTCCACCAGGATATACCTGGAATCTGCCAGGGTTCTGGCGATTCCGTTGGCGAGGAACGCCGGGGTATCGTAACTATAATAGAGCTCACTGCCCAGATAGACCTGCACATCCAGCTGCCATTCCTGTGTGAGCCTGGCCTTAAGTTCCGCGAACCGTCGTCCGACCGTCTCACTGTCCGTGTCCATGTGCCCCGGGTAGTAATGGGGGGTTAAAATCACAGCTTCTGCGCCCTCTTCCGCAGATGTCTTCAGCATTCTCCGACACAATTCCCAGCTGTCCGCGCCGTCATCCACCCCCGGCAGCATGTGACAATGGATATCTATGTACTTTTCTGTCATTTTGTGTAATAAACTCATGCTTATAGAATAACATCAAATCCGGGAGTTATCAATCCCAAACCTGCATTTTTTAGGTTTTGCCCGTTTTTGAAAAGAAAGTTTCAAAATCTTTAAGCATTTTTTCTCATTTCAAATCATTTTATCCATTTACGTGCACAAAAAACCCGGCAAAAGCATGTCCTGCTCCTGTCGGGTTCTCTTTTTGCCGCATTTTCTGCGATTATTTCTTCTCTTCGTGGTATTCCTTCTCAGTGTTGACGCTCCAGATGTTGCTCTTGTCTTTGGCGCCGCTTAAAATGTTTTTCACAGCCTCGAAGGAGGTGACCATGGAATGGTCGATGTTGTTGTACCGGTGCTGGCCGTTGCGGCCCACGCAGTACAGGTTGTCGATGGTGTTCAGCCAGGCGATGAGCTGATCCATATCCTTGTATGTATCAAAATACGCCGGGTAAGCCTTCTTTACCTTCTCCATGTGATAATCAATGACATCCTCGGCCTTGTCGATGAGTCCCATCTTCACCATCTCGCCAATGCCGAATCTGGCAAACTCGTCCTCAGTCATGTTCCAGTACTTGTCATTCTCATAGACGAAGTACTCCAGACCCACCCAGACGGTGTGTTCCAGATCTTCTACCATGTATGGAGACCAGTTGTTGTAAATCTGGAAGCGGCCCAGCTTGACGGTGCGGTCATGGACATATACCCAGTTGTCCGGCACGATGTCACCCACGGTCTTGATCTTGGTCTTGTTTTTCAGGTTCAGCTTCGGCACCAGCACGCCCAGTGTCATATAATCGCGGTACGGAAGGCCTGCTGCGATGGCTGCTTCCTTCTCCGGTACATGATCCATTCCTGCCACCAGATCCTTCACCGGCATGGAAGAGAT
Above is a window of Oscillospiraceae bacterium NTUH-002-81 DNA encoding:
- a CDS encoding sugar transferase; its protein translation is MYEKAADGWAKHLDFIVLDVICLEIALAIAYMMRHGVSNWLCEPRYRNLTIIVFFIDFVLLQFLDTLKNVLKRGYYKEFVRTLYQAVMLVLCVTAYMFATQEGTDYSRFTIFNMGFIYLLLSYFTRILLKRYLLRHMNREIHTALLVVSSEQKAPSVFAKIREHNYEHYTIRGLVCHDAEKVGRIVDGVPVVATYATVADYVRDRWVDEVLLAVPEADPYPGGLIEQLTAMGLTVHMSLDKSKELVGLKQLVGNVGGLAVITSTLNYMSSRQSFEKRVLDIIGGLVGCIFTGIVYLFVAPAIKKESPGPVFFTQTRVGKNGKQFKIYKFRSMYLDAEARKAELMSQNRIQDGMMFKMAFDPRIIGNRIDANGNRVTGIGEFIRKYSLDEFPQFFNVLKGDMSLVGTRPPTLDEFEKYEYHHRARLAIRPGITGMWQVSGRSNILDFEEVVRLDTEYINNWSLGMDIKILLKTVLAVVKKDGSM
- a CDS encoding CpsB/CapC family capsule biosynthesis tyrosine phosphatase, whose protein sequence is MTEKYIDIHCHMLPGVDDGADSWELCRRMLKTSAEEGAEAVILTPHYYPGHMDTDSETVGRRFAELKARLTQEWQLDVQVYLGSELYYSYDTPAFLANGIARTLADSRYILVEFSPGVRYQSLQQGLTRLLENGYYVILAHLERYDTLYQDFGRVEELYNMGVYLQANARPVCGKDGRHKKAFLKALLDQEMLSFIATDAHDMRARAPQMADCAAYLCKKYSADYARWLLYENPSCILENRKI